A window of Chanodichthys erythropterus isolate Z2021 chromosome 16, ASM2448905v1, whole genome shotgun sequence genomic DNA:
tcatttcattcattactACAGTtaattcactatagtttaaaaaaagggtaataaaatatgataagatctcagagttaaactgtgtcagaaatcATCTTAATTATGTTAGATAACaattaagcaaaacatgatCAGATCAAAgtgtgaataatttttggtactggtagtccactgtataaAATTGTGTATGTCGTCAGTTTATTTTGCCATCCTCACATAAACTACAGTGTCCTGAACccactattaaaaaaataaattatatctaGTGTccgaataatttttggtttgattaTATgcatacacaaatatttttgatatatataaaaaacattgcAAAGAAAATCTGAAGAACTAAAAGGTTAggaaaagtatatttttttcaaatatgtgCAGTGAAGATGTTTGACCACAACAAcaattactattactattaggGGTGGGAATCTTTAGGCACCTCACGATCTGATCTGATTCCAATTCTGGGAGTCACGATCCGATTCCAAAGcgatttttattaattaattaaattaatttcgtaaccttgttttttattattattttttaatacatagTCTATGTAATTataggtattttttttttaaattgttaaaaaaattgaaTGTTAAGATTTTCAAATATAGGTTTTAAACAGCTTcaaatcataaaagtggtctaataataataaagaggaacaacaaaacattacaaGCAATAAACAGAGTGCTTTCAGTATTTAAGAGTATCTGAAAGTTTTCCATTCAAAAGCTGTGAGggatttttctctttctcagcTTTATGGTTGTTTGATTATTACTGATATCATCATAGACAGCAGAAGAATAAGCTGCATTCACAATAATGCacagttttcttttaaaatataagatGTTTTTGTCCTGTCTGTTTAATCCTTTAAGACATCTAACTgactgtttacattaatttcaCGTCGTAAAAGCATTTTGAGATGCAAGCAGGCTACATTTAAACACTCAAAACAGCCACTTGCGCGAGCGCCCTTCACAAAGCACACATGGAAATTTAAAGCAGCCTTCTGTCAGTGAGTTTCATATTTCTAAAATATAAGCCCACAGCACTCCAAATAACATAAATGATGCTTTCGTAGAGCATTTGTAAGGAAAATAGGCCTACCGGCGGGCAAGAATGCAAGCTACAAGCGCGCTTCTCTCACAGCtcaaattagggctgcacgattaatcgcatgctattctcacgcgcatttcgtcagtaaagccggttccctgattaccgctaaatcaccatcacctgtttttaaacggagcgccttttaatagacagagccgtagttcacagacaagccacgcaatatcgcgttcattatcgcaggcgattcatctgcgatatgatcgcgatattgcgtggcttttcagtgatctacggctctgtctattaaatgccgcttcatttgaaagcaggtgatggcgatttagcggtaatcagggaaccggctttactgacgaaatgcgcgtgagaatagcatgcgattaatcgtgcagccctagctCAAATCCTGTGCAATGATCAAACATGCAAATGTCCGTGCAATGGGTGCGCATAATTCGCTCTAGCTTTTCTGAACTGTATGAAggattattttatagaaggttAGAGTGGTGTGTGTATGAAAGGAAATTGAAACAAGCAAAATACGGTTGTTTCTGACAGTGCCTGTCCACTGGCGCGGAGCGAGCGTATTcggttcattcctatggaagttgagcaTTTTCAGGCTCGCAAGAGTGAAGCTCTACTTCCATATGAATGAATTGAAAACGCTTGCTGTGCTCCGCGCTGGTGGACATGCACTTTAAGCACACGCAGCGTCAACTCACAACTGAGGTAAGatcagaatcgatccagaatcattGATGAGAGAATCACGATGCTCCCACCCCTAACTACTATTATGATGACTTTTTTATTTCTAGTATGTTTAGCTTTCAGTACCTGCTCTGTAACAAACTTATTGACATCCTCATCTTCAGGCAGAAAGTCTTTCCACCTGAGTCCTGCCTCCAACCACATCGATCCAGCCTTTTTGTGACTCTGAGAATTTttcagagaagaaaaaaaactgcagtTTATGCAAGTAATATTCATAAAGCATTTGCCATAGTATGATACTCACCAGTCCTTTGCAGAGAAGGTTAAGTATGTCAACAAGCAAGATTGCTGCTTTGCCCATTGGCAGAAGAGGTTTGGACACTTCCCTGTGGACAAGATTATTTAAAAAGTTCAGATGGTGTGcaaatgcattattttctatTGCTTTGATGGTTTAGAGTCTTGCATACAGGTATCTGATTCAGTGCCTAACCTGAAAAGCTGGCCCATGGGAATGCCACCCTCTTGCAACATTGGTGTGATGATCTCAGCCAAGTAGAGCCAAATGTGAGGAATGTCAATGGCCATATCATCTGCTATCTCTAGAATCTCCTGAAGTCTACAGTGGGTAAAACAAGACATTAAAATCATAAGTGCAGAGACGcatagaaatattttgtgatGATGGTTTAGAGTTGATAGACCTGGCAGCATAAGCTGTTATATTATTACGGTCAtcattgtatttgtttatttattgaatttataaaaaaagcagaaaaaaaaaaaaagcagtcaTGCTACATTAGTGCAGACACAGAAAAAACAGTGTTGCTGTTGTCAACAATGTAGATTGATtacattaaaggaatagttcacccaaaaatgacaattttatcatcatttactcccccgcaagtcatttactcaccctcaagtggtTCTAACTTTAAATCTAAAtcagtttctttcttttgttgaacacaaaagatgatattttaaagaatgtgggtaaccagacagttgatggcaatcaggaaaaaaaaacaaaaaaaactactgaagtcaatgggtgccatcaactgtctggttaccaacattcttcaaaatatcttttgtgttcaacagaagaaagaaccTGATTTAAATTTAGAAccatttgagggtgagtaaatgacttGCAGGAGTAAATGATGTTAACATTTTcatatacagatttggaaccaTTTGAGGGAGAATAGATGACAATTTTCTTTTGAGAGCTATATTTCCTGACTCGGACTAAAAACTGCATGTAAAAATGCATGAACTTACCCCTTGTAGTACTGCTCATGTAGTAGTATTCTAGCACTAACAAGCTTCTGAAACAACAGGCCCACATGCTCTCTAGCGATGGTGCTGCGCTCCAGCGTGGACTCCACACCGTTCCGTACAAACACAAAGAGAAGAGAGGCGCTGTTCAGCTCCTGCACACACTGCACTGCCTCCTACAGACAAGTAATGAGAATAATGTCAGTGGAACAGGCCAGGGTAAATGTATAGGTTTAAACTGATAAACAAGTTTGATAAAGATGACACATTTCAGATTTGTATGCAATGGCTCCTCAGTTCCTCAATCCCATCAGTGTAGATCAGTGGCCCAGACACGTGGCACAAAATGAAGGTCATCAGTGGAGCACACTTTCACTTTAGGATAAAATTGGATTTACATACCTTCATGTCGTTGATGTGGAGATACTCTTCAATTATGGATTTGGACTTCTTGTCCAGCTCTTCCTCACTCATGGCAGGTTTGGCTGGAGCAGGAGGTGGTGGAGCAGGAGTCGATATAGGCTTCGCTGAGAAACCCAAGCAGGTAAAGAGGTGATCAATTTGTGAATCATCAACTCAAACATCTCTCTTGCTGGTGCAGCTCAGGACAGTTCTCCTAGTCGGTCGACTCTCACCTGTGTCTTTGCTTCTATCGCGCTCTCGACTGCCTCGGTCGCGGTTCTCTGTCATGCTGGACACGCGGCGTACAGAATCCGGAGGTCCGCGACTGTCACCTCCTCTGCGCTCTTCGTTTTCACGGCTGAAGCTGCGTTTGGTGATGGTCTGACGGGGTCTGTCTAGGCCTCGGTCCCGATCTTCCCGCCTGCTATCAAATCGGTCAAAGCGATCTCTGTCTCGGTCATTGCGATCTCTGTCGCCACGGTCCCTACTGGAGCTGTTTCTGCACAGGAGATGGACAAAGTCAAACTCATTTTTAGATTACCATTGAACACTGAAGTTAGCACTCGTTTgccacacaaaacaaaaagcacTTCAAAACTGTACCTTTGAGGCACTCTACGATCAGAGTCAAGTGAGGATGAGGATGAAGAAGATTGTCCAGACTGCTGCAATGCAGAGAAGCGGTTGAGTGTGCTAGTGGCAGGTCTCCCCTGGTCtgcatcataaaaaaaaaaaaaaaaaaaaaaaacagattagaGTTTTACAATTAAACAAacagacaagatttttacattgTTAACACTTTGACAGTTATATGTTACtatatgtacttactatagtaataacagtaaattaaaccgaaatatatatttttacattaacacTCTGATGtagttactacatgtacttactatagtaataacattaaattatgcataattacaagtaactaaccacAAACCAAACCATAACCCTATAATAACTATAGTAGTTAATTCATATTACTAAGTAATTAAGTCCAATGTATCTACATcataaaacagtgtaaatgagaaaatgagtgatgctTGCCCATGCAGTCTCCTTTGTCTTTAGCCAGTTATCAACCACACAGAACATTATAGCAACAACTCTTGCATGTCATAATACATGgagcaactttttgagcaatgttgccaggCAATGTTGCTTGGGTACTTccccattgagaatgggcaatAAATTTTGATCTAAAGTATCCAGATAGAAATTTTGTTGCCCAAGTCTTTAAGGCTATGTTTatactgtcagtccaaatctaATTATGTATCCGATCCAACTGTTTTCCAGTATATCTGCGTTGACAATAACGTTGAGTTGACAGGCATATGCCAAAAACAACCGCAGCATGGAGGGATTTGCAATATAGATGTCTTATTAACAACTCAACAATGTGTAGGACTACTGTGCTGACTACTTCTGATGCAACGGCAGAAACGTAGGAGGCTGGCATGCATGGCTTTATTACGTGCTGTCGCTGTGTGCCACTTTTAAAACATGTCTCCattatattgttattttgttcatCTGGCACTTTGCAACAACACAACCTTTCTGCAGTGACTTTCAGCATATTTCCTATGACATCATCTGACATTTATGTTTCACGTGGCATGAGAAAGTCACAAAAACCATGTGAAATCTGATCTGTGGtgtgtttcccgaaagcatcattagccaactctaccaatagagttcaatgggacttacaactaatgacggaacttgcgaccatagtttgctttgggaaacgcaTCCCAGAGCGGTCTCAGACTGAAActgaaatcctattcaaatcacATCTCTGGAAGTCTAACTACATATGAATGTAGCTGAAAACAGATTTGTAAAAATCACAATGTGAGATGTTTTGGTAGTTCAGACTTGCTTAATCTGATCAGATATGCACAAAAATCAAATTTGGACTGACATTCTGAATTCTAGATAAAACTCATGTCACAGTGTATAATAGTGGTTGTCAACCATTGGGTTCTCAAGCTTCCAATAGGGCCTTAAAATGGTTTACAATATGCCAAAACAACCATTTAATAAGCCaacaatctttaaaaaaaagcaaaattttttattttaatgtcacAAGATTTGAAGCGTCCACTGCCGTGGTAAGCAGCACCAATTAAAACAGCCCATCTATGACATGAATAAAGAGCTGGTATTCTCTATTCTGTGTGAAGTCCAAGTTAAATAAGACTAGGCAAACTCACCTTGATCTCCAGTGGACTTGGCTCCTGTGCCTCCACTGCTCCCTTTGCCCCAGCTACCCCATGAACCCTTTCCTCCTGGGGCCAGCAGCTGGTTGCTGAAATCTCCAGGCTGAAGACAGAAATACAAAACAAATGAGACAATCAATGAGCACATCAATCaaacaactgaaaaaatatTATGCCATGAAGAAGTGTCACTTTCAACAgctaaattataaatgtctaatgttataaaatagaaaagttaagATTCACCTTAGTAATTTTACTGAGGCGACTGGTGTCAATTGGTCTGTTCTTAGTGGAAATAGGCACAATGTTCCAGCCCTCATCTTGGGTCTGGCTACCGCGGCCCCCAGAGGAGTGCGGCCCACCACGGCCCCCTCGACCCTGACTAGAGTCTTTCTTGGAAAGTAGCTGTTGTTGGACTTTGATTTGCTCTCTGTGTTCTTCCAGCTCAGCTTCTTTGTGGATCTGATCAATGGTCTTGGGACCCAGATCTCCTCTCCTGGGCACCCAGTTGTTCTGCGTGACAGAGACCATAtgcacattgtaaaaaaaaaaaaaaaaaaaagggcgaAGAAATTGAAGCGCAAGAAAAACTTAAAACACcaccatgcatttatttttttatttttatatatgtaaatgaaGTTCTTGCCAATTTCCTTGTGCAAATGCCACATGAAACAAAGATTATTTGCCAAACCAAGTGTAATGTTACCTTTCGGAGGTCTAATACATCCTGTAGCATGAAGCGGATTCTAGAGGACGTCTTCCTCTCTTTAATGATCTTCTCCATCTGGTGGAAGTACTGATCCATACGAGGCTGCACACAACAAACCAACATTAAATCTGACTAAAAGTAAACAAGTGAAGACAATTGTACAATATACTACACACAACTGAAAGGAATGTAGACTAACAGAATTATACAGCTCATAACTCATGAACCCACAACTCCTCAGAGCTCTGATGGATATTTGACTGATACAAACTGTGCTATACCTTGGCCTTCTCAAAGTCTAGGTCTTTGCCAATGGTGGACAGCAGCCGGCAAAGGCACTCTAAGCTCTCCTCATCATGGTTCTTCAAGAGCTTGACAATGCAGTCATGCATGATGGGCTCTGTCAGCATTTTTAGCTTGAACAACTCTCCGATGAACTTGATATTTCCAAGCGACCGTCTACGTGCCTTGTCCTTGGCTTCAACCAGCTCCTCGTTTAGGCGCTGACGCTCCTCTTCctacagttaaaaaaacaaaacaaattgttTTGATTTTAACAGAACTATTTGATGCACCTCTAGTTAAATGTGGTGAGACGTCACCTCAGTGGAAGCATCCAGCTCCTTCTGTTTTTGCTCAAAGATCTCATCATCATCCTTGTCCTTTTCAAACTCTTTTTGACAACGATTGAGCAGTAGTTTACGGAAATTCACAGTGACTCCCGGTTTGTCTGAAGTGGGGACTTTAAGCTGGAAAACAGATCATTCAAAAATGAAGTCACATTGAAGTCACATAGATTAATCAATTTCTTTTCTTGCTCAGAaacaggtttcagttggtcaaatATGGTAAATGGAAACAAATGTGCTTGCTTGATGCACAAGATCCAATGAGTTCTCGCTTTCGTTTACCATATTTGATTAGCTCCATGTATGCGCATTGATTGataatatgtgaataaaaggcTAAATTAAATTTGTTCTTCATAAAAAGCATCTTCAAAAGACTTGATTTAAATGAATTTCTTTATAATTTCTTTAAgatgtctttatgaactttacGAAGCATACAATTTTCTGTAGAATGTACTTTCAAAGGAGAGACAGAAATTTTAcgtttaatttcattaaaaacattgtcatttgtgtgtttcgaagatgaacaaaagtcttacaggtttggaactaaagccccgggtatacttcggcCGTCCGGGTTCGTGCACCGTCCGCATGACGTAATTTTCGTTACAGCTCAAATTTTGAGACAGCGCGGACGGTGCGTGTGCAACAGCGCATGCTCAAGCAGAAaagaagagtccactaggtggcaatacgcaCAGTGACGCGTGCCACGTCCGGGAGcagaaagtgaagtatacctGGGGCTTAAGGCTTTAACAATCACTTTGATCTTTATTGTtggtgttattttttgtttaactgttgttgtCATTAAAACAGTGATTGTTTGGCAAGGCCTTTtttgaaaaatggaaaaaataaaatgcatatttaaaaaatttttttggtAATAGATTAATGATAAGTGGAATAATCTATTGGTTATTTTTATGATTAATCGAATGTGTGTCTTATCAATCAATTAATCCTTTGGTTATGGtaccaataaaataataactgtaacttctgtcattaatatttcaacattttattcaaacataacATTGTCAAGAATTAAAAGGCATCTGTCAGTAATACAAATGTCCATGACGGCTGATTGGTTTGTCGAGAAGGCAGTTTTGAGTCCTGAAAATGTGCAGGTGTCAGTTCGGTTATAGAAGGCAGTTGTCAAGATCGTAAAAAACAAAACGCTGTATGAACAACCATATGCCATACTAGCCATTAGCATCTACTTTAGAGTCTTGTTttgtgtaaataaaacaaaaacaaaacggGGTTTTAGGGATGAACGTAAAAAGTGTGATGCGTCAAAGCAACGTGGCACAAAACAGGTCATCAATTGAGCCAACACACCAAAGCAAACAGACAATTGTTACTCACCCCCATAAGGCAGCGGCACATGTTGGCATAAGCTACAGAGAAGTTGGGTTCGGAGATGGCTTTCTCAAAGATGAGGTCAATGACACCCTTGAGCCTTTCTTCTGTGTCTATGCTGAGCTCCGTCACCTGCTTCATCAGTTGCTGGAACATCTGTGGCGTGAGCTTGTTAAGGACGCTGCGCACACGGCGGAACAGCTCTTGTGTTTTTGCAGCCTCAGCGTCATCATCCTGCTCCTCTACCCCACGGCTTCGGGCTTGCTTCTTGACCGAAGGTGTCCAAGCGTTCTCAGCCTGGTTGAGTTCCACATTGTCTTTAATAGACACGCTGGTGATAATCTTGGGGTTGCGATTGATTTGGTCTTTGCCTCGACCCGGCTGAGGGCGCCGTGCAGACTGAGAAGAgtgcttttaaaaataaatgaccaATCTCAAAATACAGCCACATTACTTATAACTGACAACTGACTTTTGAATCATAAGAGTAAAGAAAGTCAACTGACCGGTCCTCTCCCTCCTCCTCCGGATGACTGTCTACCTAAGTTAGCATATGAAGGTGTGAAATCGGGCCCACAGTTCATCAGACTCCTTGGATCCAATGGCCGCAAGGGGGTTTTATTTGCCTGTTGTGGAAATGGCAAAGAGCAAGAGGGTGATTATAATTTTTAGCAAGAAACATTTCAGGTTAAATCTGTTAGGTTCAGATAGAACCTTCACCTTGTCCAAGACAACATCGCTGATGTGCGGCAAACCCTCTGGCTTGTGCATGCTTGCACTAATGAACTGGAAGCCAAGCAGGAACTCTCGATCATATCGTTTCTTCTCTTCTGGGTTGATGGGCTTCCATTGCTCTGTAAGGGGgacaatgaaaagaaaaaaattaagttgcAGGACAGCTCCACAAACGCAAGACATTTAGACAGTTTATCTTGGAAAAATCTATATCATGTATAAAGATTTTCTTGATTTCAGTTTGTCTTATACAAGGCAAATTCACCAAGTTTGGTATCATTTGGTGGGAATGCAAAAACTAGCCAACAATCCATTCCCAATTaaaaatgttgcatttattCACTGGTAAATACgcagtgaaaaaaataaaataaaaatgttatttcacTGATTCCCAGGGGTATAGTATTTCCATTAATCGTGTACAATTATATAACCATATCTCTACAAATTAAAATACCAATAATATAACATTTCAACTTGATATTCAATAATTCTAATAtttcacagaagaaaacctttaaaaaatgtCCATTAATGTACTTTCTGAACAAGAATGTTGCCTAATATTTAAAAGCAGAACATTCCAATAAAATATTATAGTCAAGAAAGACTTCACATAAAGGCAAATCTTCCCCTTCTAATAAATATACATGGGTAAGTCATATGACAAATTTGACATTTTGTATATACAGTCTGatcatttctattttaaaaattaaaacaatggtTAGGTCTTTCATTTATAACTGGATTCTCGTCATGACTTATGGACACATTCATCCCCTGGAAATATACAAACTCAGTGTGGGTTTTGTCAGATTAATAAGCATAAgacttctcaaaaaaaaaaaaaaaaaaaaaaaaaaaaaaaaaaattatccacaaacttttgaacattagtgtaCATTCAGTGAACTGTCctctaaattaaaagaacacTCATATATTGCTGTAATCTGTAAAACAGGATGAACGTTCTCAAGCAAGACTCAATTAACTTCTAACCTTCTTTATACTGATACTTCTGTTCTACAGGTTTAGACGCATCAGGCTCAATATTTTCTGTGTCCAGCTTGTCCTCCTTCTCCTCCCATGTTTCTTCCAACTCTTCAGCTGGTGGGGTAGGGGTTGGCGCCGGGGAGGGTTCTTTCTGAGCAACCTCTGGCTCAGGAGCAGGCTTTTCCTCCTCTGGCTGAAACCGGTAAAGACGATTCATTATTGCACACGTGTACTCTTCACAAGTCGCAGAATGTCCCATAAGGTCTACTGttgtaaaacaaaaatgtgtctcaTTACTACAAACCTCTTTGAAGGCATCTAGGACATCTCCAAAACCTTTGTTATTCAGATCCTTgatcttctttttcttctttggcACTGCTGTCACGGAAGCTAGGAAGAGAGAAAATAAAGTCaaacatcttaaaaaaaaaaaaaagaagaagaaaaaaaaaaaaagctaaatatttCTCAACTTATTTCCCCACCTTGCATAGTCGTTTCCTCAACAGGGCAGACTGCTACAGGGGTGGGCATCTCCTCTACTTTATCCTTTTCTGCTTCCTCCACAGGTGCTTTCACAGCCGTAAGGCAG
This region includes:
- the eif4g1a gene encoding eukaryotic translation initiation factor 4 gamma 1a isoform X1; its protein translation is MNKPPQPITGPPAVPHPSQSPGLTQGAYPPGQPPSVVFPGPSPQMNTAPQPRQFAPGPRALHQQPYYANRPNMQGSAPRVPPSNNPRSVAPTHVYQPTSQVMMIPQQQLPFANSQGHTFFLHGQYRPPYMPPTQQYSVSSGTAGFYAGSSPAEYGTYAAAYYPATQQYPTSVPAAPVMMNPAQQQPAPPPQQAPPQQSAPVKPRERKQIRIRDPNQGGRDITEEIMSGGRTTSTPTPPQTVGLEAGGPVQTNGESVPSVAVRADDQGKAMAPPAAVSTPPPSKTPEQAPAAPSAADSKPVSEVRPVSPLSKIPIPPAEEPVLFPALPPSPSPPPTNNPQHSEPQTGDSVDAPVLPDAPAQQKESEDTSPLEELTFTEVAKEEPEVAKEKELEPVAETEAVSDSSPAAITSIPVETSPAVANDGDDASEDPIPVTMATPVPEPVIDEPKEQPLQNGLPQDSAESPDVKPESSTNPVAEQAVPQVQQSCLTAVKAPVEEAEKDKVEEMPTPVAVCPVEETTMQASVTAVPKKKKKIKDLNNKGFGDVLDAFKEPEEEKPAPEPEVAQKEPSPAPTPTPPAEELEETWEEKEDKLDTENIEPDASKPVEQKYQYKEEQWKPINPEEKKRYDREFLLGFQFISASMHKPEGLPHISDVVLDKANKTPLRPLDPRSLMNCGPDFTPSYANLGRQSSGGGGRGPHSSQSARRPQPGRGKDQINRNPKIITSVSIKDNVELNQAENAWTPSVKKQARSRGVEEQDDDAEAAKTQELFRRVRSVLNKLTPQMFQQLMKQVTELSIDTEERLKGVIDLIFEKAISEPNFSVAYANMCRCLMGLKVPTSDKPGVTVNFRKLLLNRCQKEFEKDKDDDEIFEQKQKELDASTEEEERQRLNEELVEAKDKARRRSLGNIKFIGELFKLKMLTEPIMHDCIVKLLKNHDEESLECLCRLLSTIGKDLDFEKAKPRMDQYFHQMEKIIKERKTSSRIRFMLQDVLDLRKNNWVPRRGDLGPKTIDQIHKEAELEEHREQIKVQQQLLSKKDSSQGRGGRGGPHSSGGRGSQTQDEGWNIVPISTKNRPIDTSRLSKITKPGDFSNQLLAPGGKGSWGSWGKGSSGGTGAKSTGDQDQGRPATSTLNRFSALQQSGQSSSSSSSLDSDRRVPQRNSSSRDRGDRDRNDRDRDRFDRFDSRREDRDRGLDRPRQTITKRSFSRENEERRGGDSRGPPDSVRRVSSMTENRDRGSRERDRSKDTAKPISTPAPPPPAPAKPAMSEEELDKKSKSIIEEYLHINDMKEAVQCVQELNSASLLFVFVRNGVESTLERSTIAREHVGLLFQKLVSARILLHEQYYKGLQEILEIADDMAIDIPHIWLYLAEIITPMLQEGGIPMGQLFREVSKPLLPMGKAAILLVDILNLLCKGLSHKKAGSMWLEAGLRWKDFLPEDEDVNKFVTEQKMEFTLGEESEKPSKKELTAEEMSKHLDRLLQEKANNQRIYDWVEANLDEQKMSSNQFVRALMTSVCQSAVICENPYKVDVEQINQRAKLLQKYLSDEIKELQALYALQALMVQMEQPANLLRMFFDALYDEDVIKEEAFYKWESSKDPAEQLGKGVALKSVTAFFTWLREAESESDNS
- the eif4g1a gene encoding eukaryotic translation initiation factor 4 gamma 1a isoform X3, whose protein sequence is MNKPPQPITGPPAVPHPSQSPGLTQGAYPPGQPPSVVFPGPSPQMNTAPQPRQPYYANRPNMQGSAPRVPPSNNPRSVAPTHVYQPTSQVMMIPQQQLPFANSQGHTFFLHGQYRPPYMPPTQQYSVSSGTAGFYAGSSPAEYGTYAAAYYPATQQYPTSVPAAPVMMNPAQQQPAPPPQQAPPQQSAPVKPRERKQIRIRDPNQGGRDITEEIMSGGRTTSTPTPPQTVGLEAGGPVQTNGESVPSVAVRADDQGKAMAPPAAVSTPPPSKTPEQAPAAPSAADSKPVSEVRPVSPLSKIPIPPAEEPVLFPALPPSPSPPPTNNPQHSEPQTGDSVDAPVLPDAPAQQKESEDTSPLEELTFTEVAKEEPEVAKEKELEPVAETEAVSDSSPAAITSIPVETSPAVANDGDDASEDPIPVTMATPVPEPVIDEPKEQPLQNGLPQDSAESPDVKPESSTNPVAEQAVPQVQQSCLTAVKAPVEEAEKDKVEEMPTPVAVCPVEETTMQASVTAVPKKKKKIKDLNNKGFGDVLDAFKEPEEEKPAPEPEVAQKEPSPAPTPTPPAEELEETWEEKEDKLDTENIEPDASKPVEQKYQYKEEQWKPINPEEKKRYDREFLLGFQFISASMHKPEGLPHISDVVLDKANKTPLRPLDPRSLMNCGPDFTPSYANLGRQSSGGGGRGPSARRPQPGRGKDQINRNPKIITSVSIKDNVELNQAENAWTPSVKKQARSRGVEEQDDDAEAAKTQELFRRVRSVLNKLTPQMFQQLMKQVTELSIDTEERLKGVIDLIFEKAISEPNFSVAYANMCRCLMGLKVPTSDKPGVTVNFRKLLLNRCQKEFEKDKDDDEIFEQKQKELDASTEEEERQRLNEELVEAKDKARRRSLGNIKFIGELFKLKMLTEPIMHDCIVKLLKNHDEESLECLCRLLSTIGKDLDFEKAKPRMDQYFHQMEKIIKERKTSSRIRFMLQDVLDLRKNNWVPRRGDLGPKTIDQIHKEAELEEHREQIKVQQQLLSKKDSSQGRGGRGGPHSSGGRGSQTQDEGWNIVPISTKNRPIDTSRLSKITKPGDFSNQLLAPGGKGSWGSWGKGSSGGTGAKSTGDQDQGRPATSTLNRFSALQQSGQSSSSSSSLDSDRRVPQRNSSSRDRGDRDRNDRDRDRFDRFDSRREDRDRGLDRPRQTITKRSFSRENEERRGGDSRGPPDSVRRVSSMTENRDRGSRERDRSKDTAKPISTPAPPPPAPAKPAMSEEELDKKSKSIIEEYLHINDMKEAVQCVQELNSASLLFVFVRNGVESTLERSTIAREHVGLLFQKLVSARILLHEQYYKGLQEILEIADDMAIDIPHIWLYLAEIITPMLQEGGIPMGQLFREVSKPLLPMGKAAILLVDILNLLCKGLSHKKAGSMWLEAGLRWKDFLPEDEDVNKFVTEQKMEFTLGEESEKPSKKELTAEEMSKHLDRLLQEKANNQRIYDWVEANLDEQKMSSNQFVRALMTSVCQSAVICENPYKVDVEQINQRAKLLQKYLSDEIKELQALYALQALMVQMEQPANLLRMFFDALYDEDVIKEEAFYKWESSKDPAEQLGKGVALKSVTAFFTWLREAESESDNS